From Moraxella sp. K1664, one genomic window encodes:
- a CDS encoding efflux RND transporter periplasmic adaptor subunit — protein sequence MSITKKSKFPLKWLIIVLVLGAIGVVAYQFLKPKPTPPSYITADAVMGDIENTVMASGKVKPIYSVDVGAQVSGRIVKLYVDVGDEVKKGDIIAQINQIEQKNAVSNAGANLRQAQANLAQAKANLASGEGSVASSQAMLQARLAELQKAKQTFARLEELLNIDAISRQDYDDAKSAVEIATANVQVARANVHNAKNDVVSARANIQSQQANINKAQNNLSTATEDLSYTTIVAPMDGTVIAITQKEGTTVNAMQSAPTIVTLADLSRVRINAQISEADVVNVSANMPARFNIIGNTQKQFDATLTGVEPAPEKISTNSNTDSAVYYIGYLDVDNTERKFRIDMTAQVSIITDSVKNVLTIPSSALKGDGKEGKYSVQVLTNDGIAKPVEVQVGLNNRIDAEIKSGLNVGDKVVIGDSNSQGQDEQYQYSPSIR from the coding sequence ATGTCCATCACCAAAAAATCCAAATTCCCCCTAAAATGGCTTATCATCGTCCTTGTGTTGGGGGCGATTGGGGTTGTCGCTTATCAATTCTTAAAACCAAAACCCACCCCACCGTCCTACATCACTGCCGATGCGGTCATGGGCGACATTGAAAACACAGTCATGGCATCGGGCAAGGTCAAGCCCATTTACAGCGTGGATGTGGGGGCTCAGGTATCTGGGCGGATTGTCAAGCTGTATGTGGACGTGGGTGATGAAGTCAAAAAAGGCGACATAATTGCCCAAATCAATCAAATAGAACAAAAGAATGCCGTCTCCAATGCAGGTGCTAATTTGCGGCAAGCACAGGCAAATCTTGCTCAGGCTAAGGCCAATTTGGCATCTGGCGAAGGCAGTGTGGCAAGTTCACAGGCCATGTTGCAAGCACGCCTTGCTGAACTACAAAAAGCCAAACAAACCTTTGCTCGTTTGGAGGAGCTTTTAAACATTGATGCAATCAGTCGCCAAGATTATGACGATGCCAAAAGTGCGGTAGAGATTGCCACAGCCAATGTGCAAGTGGCAAGAGCAAATGTTCACAATGCCAAAAATGACGTTGTCTCTGCCCGGGCCAATATCCAAAGCCAACAAGCAAACATTAACAAAGCCCAAAACAATCTATCTACTGCTACTGAGGATTTGAGTTATACTACAATCGTTGCTCCGATGGATGGCACGGTCATCGCCATCACCCAAAAAGAGGGTACAACGGTAAATGCCATGCAATCCGCTCCAACCATCGTTACGCTTGCCGACCTAAGCCGTGTTCGTATTAACGCCCAAATATCAGAGGCAGACGTGGTAAATGTAAGTGCCAATATGCCTGCTCGTTTTAACATTATTGGTAACACTCAAAAGCAGTTTGATGCCACACTCACAGGGGTAGAACCTGCTCCTGAGAAAATCAGCACCAACAGTAATACCGATTCTGCGGTGTATTATATCGGTTATCTTGATGTGGATAATACTGAACGCAAATTTCGTATTGACATGACCGCACAGGTCAGCATTATTACCGATTCGGTCAAAAACGTGCTGACCATACCGTCATCTGCTTTAAAAGGAGATGGCAAGGAGGGTAAATATAGTGTACAAGTACTGACAAATGATGGCATCGCCAAACCCGTGGAGGTGCAAGTGGGGCTAAATAATCGTATTGATGCCGAGATTAAATCAGGGTTAAACGTCGGTGATAAAGTCGTCATTGGTGATTCAAATAGCCAAGGTCAAGACGAACAATACCAATACAGTCCGTCCATACGTTAG
- the holA gene encoding DNA polymerase III subunit delta, translating to MQQRFLPLFHHLKSDNTTPTQGLWVMHSDEPLLHQWLIDACRPQWSANNQLIKRMELSSAKSWLDVVAELNDLSLFGDSTALIVTGNHKPDTKAIARLSAFADDVAGGHSHNHLIWCLPKQDKKSLATKALKLFDNQGLIIDGNVYNESVRTDILTAKAQELGLILSPDVWQMLLSHTEHHLLSAYQTLWRTSFLYTHGQMIGVDELGQSLVDGADFTVFHLSDTMLAGNAQKSLAILHHLKRTDTAPSIVLWAVAKDVRLVLQIQAGKAPSELGIWQSKAYTYEQTARRLHGQGGQWLSDVYAIDKAIKGVSDKDVWQLLTDLVLSVCGVGVRQG from the coding sequence GTGCAACAGCGATTTTTACCGCTTTTTCATCATCTCAAAAGCGACAATACCACACCCACACAGGGGCTGTGGGTTATGCACAGTGATGAGCCACTTCTGCACCAATGGCTCATTGACGCCTGTCGCCCCCAATGGTCGGCAAATAATCAGCTCATCAAACGCATGGAGCTGTCGTCCGCCAAATCATGGCTGGACGTGGTTGCCGAGCTAAATGACCTATCGCTGTTTGGCGACAGTACCGCCTTGATAGTTACGGGTAATCATAAGCCCGATACTAAGGCAATCGCACGCCTTAGTGCCTTTGCCGATGACGTGGCAGGCGGGCATAGTCATAATCATCTCATCTGGTGCTTGCCAAAGCAAGACAAAAAATCACTCGCCACCAAAGCCCTAAAACTCTTTGATAATCAAGGGCTTATCATTGACGGCAATGTCTATAATGAATCGGTGCGTACTGACATCTTGACCGCCAAAGCCCAAGAGTTGGGGCTAATCCTAAGCCCTGATGTGTGGCAAATGCTTCTATCACACACCGAACATCATCTGTTGTCGGCATATCAGACCCTGTGGCGGACGTCCTTTTTATACACGCACGGGCAGATGATTGGTGTGGACGAGCTGGGGCAGTCGCTGGTGGACGGGGCGGATTTTACCGTGTTTCATCTGTCGGATACCATGCTTGCGGGCAACGCCCAAAAAAGCCTTGCTATCTTACATCACCTAAAACGCACCGACACCGCCCCAAGCATTGTGCTGTGGGCAGTTGCCAAAGATGTACGGCTCGTTTTACAGATACAGGCAGGTAAAGCCCCAAGCGAGCTGGGTATTTGGCAGAGCAAGGCATACACCTACGAGCAGACGGCACGGCGACTGCATGGGCAGGGCGGACAGTGGCTGTCCGATGTCTATGCCATTGATAAAGCAATCAAGGGCGTGAGTGATAAAGACGTGTGGCAACTGCTGACCGATTTGGTGTTATCGGTGTGTGGGGTAGGGGTAAGGCAAGGGTGA
- a CDS encoding DUF1775 domain-containing protein: MTFLKTTAIAMLTLSMALTAHAHVTVRNFANGVDSLSGKSDSFRLNVPTNRHKAITQVEFVVADDVKLLFIHPVPNWTYTTTKRANGDIDKVIYTGRMEAGEFTSFPFIAKNPAKGDITVKYKAYITYEDGVVVPFDGSADAHGYQPTILLK; this comes from the coding sequence ATGACTTTTTTAAAAACTACTGCCATCGCCATGCTCACACTCAGCATGGCATTGACCGCCCACGCCCATGTGACCGTGCGTAATTTTGCCAATGGCGTGGACAGTTTGTCAGGCAAATCCGACAGCTTTCGCCTAAACGTCCCCACCAATCGCCACAAAGCCATTACCCAAGTGGAATTTGTCGTGGCGGACGATGTCAAGCTCCTATTCATCCACCCTGTGCCAAACTGGACGTACACCACCACCAAACGAGCCAATGGCGACATTGATAAGGTCATTTACACAGGGCGTATGGAAGCAGGTGAATTTACATCCTTTCCATTCATCGCCAAAAACCCCGCCAAGGGTGACATTACCGTCAAATACAAAGCCTACATCACCTACGAAGATGGCGTGGTCGTGCCATTTGACGGGTCAGCGGACGCTCACGGCTATCAGCCCACCATACTGTTAAAATAA
- the leuS gene encoding leucine--tRNA ligase — protein sequence MSLNDYDFKAIEQAQQAKWQADNRYHTDNNDNGKPTRYMLSMFPYPSGKLHMGHVRNYAITDVLSRYYRQKGYDVMQPMGWDAFGLPAENAAIDNEVAPHAWTMSNIEHMRGQLKSLGLSIDWSREFATCNPEYYKWEQWLFLQLYKKGLVYKKLSTVNWDPVDNTVLANEQVVDGRGWRSGALVEKRDIPMYYFKITDYADELLDDLKLLENKWPKQVLSMQQNWIGKSHGMELDFSYKVDGQADKLTVFTTRPDTVMGVSYLAVSAEHPLAQYASRQNEKIAEFCKLCKQGSVAESELAKAEKMGMDTGLFAKHPITGDDVAIWVANYVLMSYGSGAVMGVPAHDERDFEFAKKYGLPIKQVIEFKGKEYSTDTWQDWYGDKNGVCINSGVLDGMGKDAASAKILEIARDKANATVQYRLRDWGVSRQRYWGCPIPMINCEYCGTVPVPEQDLPVVLPTDVVPDGRGNPLKSLPEFVNCTCPKCGQPAERETDTFDTFVESSWYAQRFTTPHDDTQMVGHQGVSKWLPVNQYVGGIEHAILHLLYARFFHKVMRDEGLVQADEPFENLLAQGMVLAGTFYRRHTDGSTTYYFPHEVEVRGNEAALIADGEPVTIGKIEKMSKSKNNGVDPQTIMGEYGADTVRLYTMFTAPADQTLEWSDSALKGPYNFVKKVWRLADEHLTAIANVEKSALDVANHSLSKSAKALRRKTHETIARIDTALGEHLALNTPVSSLMELANDIGAFDVADAGDLAVRHEAMITLLTILSLYAPHVGEHLLEVFGLDSRTLTFPTLDKSALVSDSIVMAVQVNGKVRGEIDVPTGTDNDTIKQLALSHESVAKFITGEPKKVIVVPNKLVSVVV from the coding sequence ATGAGCCTAAACGATTACGATTTTAAAGCCATTGAACAAGCCCAGCAAGCCAAATGGCAAGCCGACAACCGCTACCACACGGACAACAACGACAACGGCAAACCCACCCGCTATATGCTCTCCATGTTCCCCTACCCAAGCGGTAAGCTCCACATGGGACACGTTCGCAACTACGCCATTACGGACGTGTTGTCTCGCTACTACCGCCAAAAGGGTTATGATGTCATGCAACCTATGGGCTGGGACGCTTTTGGCTTGCCTGCTGAGAACGCCGCCATTGACAACGAGGTTGCTCCCCATGCGTGGACGATGTCCAACATTGAGCATATGCGTGGACAACTAAAATCGCTAGGTTTATCAATTGACTGGTCTCGTGAATTCGCCACTTGCAATCCTGAATACTATAAATGGGAGCAATGGCTATTTTTACAGCTTTACAAAAAAGGCTTGGTATATAAAAAGTTATCCACCGTAAACTGGGACCCTGTGGACAACACCGTCCTTGCCAATGAGCAAGTTGTGGACGGTCGTGGCTGGCGTTCGGGGGCGTTGGTTGAAAAACGTGATATTCCGATGTATTATTTTAAAATCACAGACTATGCAGATGAGTTGCTTGATGATTTAAAATTGCTAGAAAACAAATGGCCAAAACAAGTGCTTAGCATGCAACAAAACTGGATTGGCAAAAGTCATGGCATGGAGCTTGATTTTAGTTATAAAGTAGACGGACAAGCGGACAAACTCACCGTCTTTACCACCCGCCCTGATACCGTCATGGGTGTCAGCTATCTTGCTGTGTCAGCAGAGCATCCACTTGCCCAGTATGCGTCTCGCCAAAACGAAAAAATCGCCGAATTTTGCAAACTGTGCAAACAAGGCTCGGTTGCTGAAAGTGAGCTTGCCAAAGCTGAAAAAATGGGCATGGATACAGGGCTGTTTGCCAAGCACCCCATAACGGGCGATGATGTGGCGATTTGGGTTGCTAACTATGTGCTGATGAGCTATGGCTCTGGTGCGGTCATGGGCGTACCTGCTCATGATGAGCGTGATTTTGAATTTGCCAAAAAGTATGGTTTGCCCATCAAGCAAGTCATTGAATTTAAAGGCAAAGAATACAGCACAGACACATGGCAAGACTGGTATGGCGATAAAAATGGCGTGTGCATAAACTCTGGGGTGCTAGATGGCATGGGCAAAGATGCTGCAAGTGCCAAAATCCTAGAAATTGCACGCGATAAGGCAAATGCTACCGTTCAATACCGTCTGCGTGATTGGGGGGTGTCTCGCCAACGTTATTGGGGCTGTCCGATTCCGATGATTAACTGTGAATACTGTGGAACGGTACCTGTGCCTGAGCAAGATTTGCCTGTTGTGTTGCCCACCGATGTCGTGCCTGATGGTCGTGGTAATCCTTTAAAATCACTGCCCGAATTTGTGAACTGCACCTGCCCAAAATGTGGGCAACCCGCCGAGCGTGAGACCGATACTTTTGATACCTTTGTGGAGAGCAGCTGGTACGCCCAGCGTTTTACCACGCCCCACGATGACACCCAAATGGTTGGGCATCAAGGAGTGAGTAAATGGCTGCCTGTCAACCAATATGTGGGCGGTATTGAGCATGCCATTTTGCATTTACTATACGCTCGCTTTTTTCATAAGGTCATGCGTGATGAGGGATTGGTTCAAGCAGATGAACCCTTTGAGAATCTACTGGCACAAGGCATGGTACTGGCAGGCACGTTTTATAGACGCCATACCGACGGCTCAACGACTTACTATTTCCCCCATGAAGTCGAAGTGCGTGGCAATGAAGCGGCACTGATAGCGGACGGCGAGCCTGTTACCATTGGCAAAATTGAAAAAATGTCTAAGTCCAAAAATAATGGCGTAGACCCACAGACCATTATGGGCGAATACGGAGCGGACACAGTACGACTGTACACCATGTTTACCGCCCCCGCTGACCAAACGCTAGAATGGTCGGACTCTGCCCTAAAAGGTCCTTATAATTTTGTCAAAAAAGTATGGCGACTTGCCGATGAGCATTTGACTGCGATTGCTAATGTGGAAAAATCCGCCCTAGACGTGGCAAACCACAGCCTATCTAAGTCCGCCAAAGCCCTACGCCGTAAGACCCATGAGACCATTGCCAGAATTGACACCGCACTGGGCGAGCATTTGGCTCTAAACACGCCTGTATCGTCCCTTATGGAGCTTGCCAATGACATTGGAGCGTTTGACGTGGCGGACGCTGGCGATTTGGCGGTACGTCATGAAGCCATGATTACGCTTTTGACAATCCTATCGCTATACGCTCCGCACGTTGGCGAGCATTTGCTAGAAGTGTTTGGGCTTGACAGTCGCACATTGACTTTCCCAACGCTTGATAAATCGGCACTTGTAAGCGATAGCATTGTCATGGCGGTACAAGTAAACGGCAAAGTGCGTGGCGAGATTGACGTACCGACAGGCACGGACAACGACACCATTAAACAACTGGCTCTATCGCATGAGAGCGTTGCCAAATTTATCACAGGCGAACCCAAAAAAGTGATTGTGGTGCCTAATAAACTCGTGAGTGTGGTTGTTTGA
- a CDS encoding MacB family efflux pump subunit: MKIPLIQIKNLVHEFSAGDTTVRVLHGLDLTLYQGEMVAIIGQSGSGKSTLMNILGCLDKATSGSYTIFGKSVDDMDSEELAKLRREHFGFIFQRYHLLGDINALDNVTVPAVYAGMNTTKRRERATELLTQLGLGEKTTNRPNQLSGGQQQRVSIARALMNGGDIILADEPTGALDSGSGKEVMNILHRLKDDGHTIIMVTHDPSLASQAERVIELKDGHIIADYYTDDKLADTSKFSVRPEPCLRDKENRHGSTSSPRTVLSPISKNTFDSKNALFGVIDRLKEAFKMSMYAMMAHKMRTLLTMLGIIIGIASVVSIVGLGQGSQAKILADINALGTNTITVIDGYPFGDPRRRFGQDNLTVADAKAVADQPYALSVSPMVNKSVNIRYQNQDTTGTVTGVGKDYLSVTGEKLAMGQMFDETSVATSAQDVIIDQNAYKTYFNSEGNPIGQTLLIGNVPARIVGVLSEKTSSFARTSNSPTVYLPYTTVMYRMLGKNTVDRFVVLIDDDTPSAIAETAISELIKSRHGTDDFNIMNTDSIKETVQSTTTAMTMLISSIAIISLIVGGIGVMNIMLVSVTERTSEIGVRMAVGARQSDILGQFLIEAVLVCILGGVLGILLAFGVGSLINKFGGDSVGVIYSPLSIVVAFVCSTLIGIVFGFLPARNASRLNPVDALAHN; the protein is encoded by the coding sequence ATGAAAATCCCACTCATACAAATAAAAAATCTGGTGCATGAGTTTTCTGCTGGCGATACGACTGTCCGTGTTTTGCATGGACTTGATTTGACTTTGTATCAAGGCGAGATGGTTGCCATTATCGGTCAGTCAGGCTCAGGCAAATCCACGCTCATGAACATTTTGGGCTGTCTTGACAAAGCCACAAGCGGAAGCTATACCATTTTTGGCAAATCTGTGGACGACATGGATAGTGAAGAGCTTGCCAAGCTTAGACGTGAGCATTTTGGCTTTATTTTTCAGCGTTATCACTTGCTTGGCGACATCAACGCCCTTGACAATGTTACCGTCCCTGCTGTCTATGCAGGCATGAACACCACCAAAAGGCGTGAGCGAGCCACCGAACTACTTACCCAATTAGGCTTGGGCGAGAAAACCACCAACCGCCCCAATCAGCTCTCAGGCGGTCAGCAACAGCGTGTTTCTATTGCAAGGGCTTTGATGAATGGGGGTGATATTATCCTAGCAGACGAGCCGACAGGGGCGTTGGATAGTGGCTCTGGCAAGGAAGTCATGAACATCTTGCACCGCCTAAAAGATGACGGACACACCATTATCATGGTAACGCACGACCCGAGTTTGGCAAGCCAAGCCGAGCGAGTGATTGAGTTAAAGGACGGGCATATCATTGCTGATTATTATACTGATGACAAACTTGCTGATACTTCTAAGTTTTCCGTTCGCCCTGAGCCATGCCTGCGGGACAAGGAAAACCGTCATGGTTCAACAAGCTCACCACGAACGGTTTTAAGCCCTATTAGCAAAAACACCTTTGACTCAAAAAACGCCCTATTTGGCGTGATAGACCGCCTAAAAGAAGCCTTTAAAATGTCCATGTATGCCATGATGGCACATAAAATGCGTACACTTTTGACCATGCTTGGGATTATCATTGGCATCGCCTCTGTTGTGTCTATCGTGGGACTTGGGCAGGGTTCACAAGCTAAAATCTTAGCTGACATCAATGCACTGGGCACAAATACCATCACCGTGATAGACGGTTATCCCTTTGGCGACCCCAGACGGCGGTTTGGACAAGATAATCTGACCGTGGCAGATGCCAAAGCCGTTGCTGACCAACCTTATGCCCTGTCGGTAAGCCCCATGGTCAACAAATCGGTTAATATCCGCTACCAAAACCAAGACACGACAGGCACAGTAACGGGCGTGGGTAAGGATTATTTGTCCGTTACAGGCGAAAAATTGGCTATGGGGCAGATGTTTGATGAAACCAGTGTCGCCACGTCCGCCCAAGATGTCATCATCGACCAAAACGCCTATAAGACCTATTTTAACAGCGAAGGCAACCCTATCGGGCAAACCCTGCTCATCGGCAACGTCCCTGCCCGTATCGTGGGCGTGTTGTCCGAAAAAACATCGTCCTTTGCCCGCACCAGCAACTCGCCCACCGTCTATCTGCCTTATACCACCGTCATGTATCGTATGCTTGGCAAAAATACGGTTGACCGCTTTGTCGTGCTGATTGATGATGACACACCGTCCGCCATTGCCGAGACTGCCATATCCGAGCTTATCAAATCACGGCACGGCACGGACGATTTTAACATCATGAACACCGACAGCATCAAAGAAACGGTGCAATCCACCACCACCGCCATGACCATGCTTATCTCATCGATTGCGATTATCTCGCTTATCGTGGGCGGTATTGGCGTGATGAATATCATGCTTGTGTCGGTTACCGAACGCACGAGCGAGATTGGCGTGCGTATGGCAGTCGGGGCAAGGCAGTCGGATATTTTGGGACAATTTTTGATAGAAGCGGTGTTGGTGTGTATCTTGGGCGGTGTTTTGGGAATTCTGCTTGCCTTTGGTGTGGGTAGTCTTATCAATAAATTTGGGGGCGACAGCGTGGGCGTGATTTACTCACCCCTATCTATCGTGGTTGCCTTTGTCTGCTCAACGCTCATCGGCATTGTGTTTGGCTTTTTGCCTGCTCGTAATGCGTCAAGGCTTAATCCTGTGGATGCGTTGGCTCATAACTAG
- a CDS encoding DUF4424 family protein has translation MKRLKFSLLALLLSSITVHANDSTGYVGVGGVAYIKNPNIAMKSEDLYISKDIIKVAYEFKNLTNKDIRQTVLFPLPKMSIQYDGDFADTETTLNSFKVWANGKAITPKMHVRAFLYKGHDEQSELDVTDAFRQCGFSDKEILSAYHHANYDDSLSNIYAKIRACKHPTLYRLITEKDTHWKSQAIYEWTQTFKANAITRINHSYRPMVGGGVFFDESLDSNFCLDKATRQNLDKKSGTHPLSYSALGYVLTTGANWAKPIERFKLTIERDSDEIVSFCWAGKGKVRKVGQGKFEVIENNFVPTQDIDVAFIRVK, from the coding sequence ATGAAACGGTTAAAATTTTCCTTATTGGCACTACTATTATCAAGTATCACAGTCCATGCCAACGACAGTACAGGCTATGTGGGCGTGGGTGGGGTGGCGTACATCAAAAATCCCAATATCGCCATGAAAAGTGAAGATTTGTATATCAGTAAAGACATCATCAAAGTAGCGTATGAATTTAAAAACCTAACCAATAAAGACATTCGCCAAACGGTGCTGTTTCCCTTGCCAAAGATGAGCATTCAATACGATGGGGATTTTGCGGACACAGAGACAACGCTTAACAGCTTTAAGGTGTGGGCGAACGGCAAAGCCATTACTCCAAAAATGCACGTGCGAGCTTTTTTATATAAAGGGCATGATGAGCAATCAGAGCTTGATGTAACGGACGCATTTAGGCAATGCGGTTTTTCGGATAAAGAGATTTTGTCTGCATATCATCATGCCAATTATGACGACAGTTTGTCCAATATATACGCCAAAATCCGAGCGTGCAAGCACCCAACGTTATACCGCCTTATCACCGAAAAAGACACGCATTGGAAATCGCAGGCAATCTATGAATGGACGCAAACATTTAAAGCTAATGCCATTACTCGCATCAACCACAGCTATCGCCCTATGGTGGGTGGTGGGGTCTTTTTCGATGAAAGTCTAGACAGTAATTTTTGTTTGGATAAAGCCACTCGGCAAAATTTGGATAAAAAATCAGGCACGCACCCTTTGTCTTATTCGGCATTGGGTTATGTGCTGACCACAGGGGCGAATTGGGCAAAACCGATTGAGCGGTTTAAACTCACTATCGAGCGTGATAGCGATGAGATTGTGTCGTTTTGTTGGGCGGGCAAAGGCAAGGTGAGAAAGGTGGGGCAGGGCAAATTTGAAGTGATTGAAAATAATTTTGTGCCAACACAGGACATTGATGTGGCGTTTATTCGGGTTAAGTAA
- the hemB gene encoding porphobilinogen synthase, with the protein MSNYTFNRTFPHTRLRRLRVSDGIREMVAETHLKPCHLIAPVFVIEGQNQRQTIKSMPNIERLSIDLLIGHCKELYETGVRMVDIFPVIDPALKSPNGDNAYDPNTLAVRAISAIKDACPELIVMTDVALDPYTTHGQDGIIDESGYVINDITTEALIKQTLAHARAGADVISPSDMMDGRIRAMRDALEADGFVNTAIMAYSAKYASAYYRPFRDAVGSSGNLKGHKKQYQMNPANRDEALHEVALDIKEGADMVMVKPGQPYLDVVREVKDNFGVPTFAYQVSGEYAMHMAAIQNSWLTEAVILESLIGFRRAGCDGILSYFALPAGRMLAEI; encoded by the coding sequence ATGTCAAATTACACCTTTAACCGCACTTTTCCCCATACCCGTCTACGCCGTTTGCGTGTCTCGGACGGCATTCGTGAGATGGTTGCTGAAACTCATCTAAAACCTTGCCATCTTATCGCCCCTGTGTTTGTCATTGAAGGGCAAAACCAACGCCAAACCATCAAAAGTATGCCAAACATTGAACGGCTATCCATTGACCTACTTATCGGGCATTGCAAAGAGCTGTATGAGACCGGCGTACGCATGGTAGATATTTTTCCTGTGATTGACCCTGCCCTAAAATCCCCCAATGGCGATAACGCCTACGACCCCAATACCCTTGCCGTGCGTGCCATCTCTGCCATCAAGGATGCCTGCCCTGAGCTTATCGTCATGACTGATGTCGCCCTAGACCCCTACACCACGCACGGTCAAGACGGTATCATTGATGAATCAGGCTATGTGATTAACGACATCACCACCGAAGCACTCATCAAACAAACACTCGCCCACGCTCGGGCAGGGGCAGACGTCATCTCGCCATCGGACATGATGGACGGTCGCATTCGTGCCATGCGTGATGCCCTGGAAGCGGACGGTTTTGTCAATACCGCCATCATGGCGTATTCTGCCAAATACGCCTCCGCCTACTATAGACCTTTTCGTGATGCGGTCGGCTCATCAGGCAACCTAAAAGGACATAAAAAACAATACCAAATGAACCCTGCCAACCGAGACGAAGCCTTACATGAGGTCGCCCTTGACATCAAAGAAGGGGCGGACATGGTCATGGTAAAACCCGGTCAGCCCTATCTGGACGTGGTGCGTGAAGTCAAAGACAACTTTGGCGTACCAACCTTTGCCTATCAGGTGTCAGGCGAATACGCCATGCACATGGCAGCCATTCAAAACAGCTGGCTCACCGAAGCGGTCATCTTAGAGAGCCTTATCGGATTTAGGCGGGCAGGCTGTGATGGGATATTAAGCTATTTTGCCCTACCTGCTGGGCGGATGCTTGCTGAGATTTAA